From the Rhinatrema bivittatum chromosome 3, aRhiBiv1.1, whole genome shotgun sequence genome, one window contains:
- the LOC115088459 gene encoding transmembrane protein 138-like — MLQASNYSLVLSLQFLLLIYDLFVNSSSELLHMAPIIQLVLFIIQDIAILFNVIILFLMFFNTFVFQAGLVSLLFRKFKGTIILSAVCLALSIAFHIWVMTPHYSSTPDEAHETRTMLGWVGVVINCLDKLR; from the exons ATGCTGCAGGCCAGTAACTATAGTCTGGTGCTGTCACTGCAGTTCTTACTGCTGATCTACGACCTCTTTGTCAACTCCTCCTCTGAGCTGCTGCACATGGCCCCCATCATTCAGCTCGTCCTCTTCATTATTCAGGACATCGCAATTCTCTTCAATGTCATCATCCTCTTCCTCATGTTTTTCAACACTTTCGTGTTCCAGGCTGGCCTGGTCAGTCTTCTATTCCGCAAGTTCAAAGGCACCATCATCCTGTCAGCAGTCTGCCTGGCTCTCAGCATTGCTTTCCACATCTGGGTCATG ACACCGCACTACTCTTccacccctgatgaagcccacgAAACACGTACCATGTTGGGTTGGGTTGGTGTTGTTATAAACTGTCTTGATAAGCTCAGATAA